One genomic window of Dryobates pubescens isolate bDryPub1 chromosome 17, bDryPub1.pri, whole genome shotgun sequence includes the following:
- the LOC104301696 gene encoding olfactory receptor 10A7, with protein MEAVEALGLTNQTYFILQGFTTLQIFIFEVILLMFLITMAGNLLVIIAASTDPALHTPMYYFLQNLAFIEICFTLSIVPRMLVDLLLERKVISFFACALQLYLVLSLITAECFLLGAMAYDRYVAICQPLHYASRMNRRVCLHLVVACWVAGIPPALGLTGWLFSYPFCGPREIDHFFCDATPVLALACSDTHLFQYLLFITTDIIIFLPFILTVASYIQIIHTIVQMPSAERRLKAFLTCLAHLVVVTLFYCTTGLVHLKPKSSVMVHSRKLVALSYTVVTPMLNPIIYSLRNKEIKHALRKVLGSKASLPSQAH; from the coding sequence ATGGAAGCTGTTGAGGCACTGGGGCTCACAAACCAGACCTACTTCATTTTGCAGGGCTTCACTACTCTTCAGATCTTCATCTTTGAGGTCATTCTTCTGATGTTCCTAATCACAATGGCAGGGAACCTTCTTGTCATCATAGCTGCAAGCACTGACCCTGCCTtgcacacccccatgtactatTTTCTCCAAAACCTGGCTTTCATTGAAATCTGCTTCACACTCAGCATAGTGCCCAGGATGCTCGTGGATTTGTTGCTGGAGAGAAAGGTTATCTCCTTCTttgcctgtgccctgcagctttACCTTGTGCTGTCCCTCATCACTGCTGAGTGCTTCCTCCTGGGGGCGATGGCATACGATCGGTATGTAGCCATCTGCCAGCCCTTGCACTATGCCTCGAGGATGAACAGGAGAGTGTGTCTGCACCTGGTGGTGGCATGCTGGGTGGCTGGCATTCCGCCCGCACTAGGACTCACTGGCTGGCTCTTCAGCTACCCCTTCTGTGGCCCCAGGGAGATTGATCATTTCTTTTGTGATGCCACTCCTGTCCTGGCCCTGGCCTGCTCAGACACACACTTATTCCAATACCTTCTCTTCATCACTACTgatataattatttttctcccaTTTATCCTGACTGTGGCCTCTTACATCCAGATCATCCATACCATTGTCCAGATGCCTTCAGCTGAAAGAAGGCTCAAGGCCTTTCTGACCTGCCTGGCTCACCTGGTGGTGGTGACACTGTTCTACTGCACGACTGGCTTGGTACATTTAAAGCCAAAGAGCAGTGTGATGGTGCACAGCAGGAAGCTGGTGGCCCTTTCTTACACGGTGGTAACCCCCATGCTGAACCCAATCATCTACAGCTTACGcaacaaagaaataaagcatGCCCTAAGGAAGGTCCTTGGGAGCAAGGCATCTCTGCCTTCACAGGCCCACTGA